A single genomic interval of Verrucomicrobiota bacterium harbors:
- a CDS encoding universal stress protein: MKTILVPVDFSDVTLRVVKAAAHLAKPFGSRVVLMHVSEGYSQRFAFGTGREDAPPEVVETEAGESAARRRLGELQDLVLSAGLESTSIELTGPPVEQIMTQAETTRVDLIVLGTHGRSPLYHLFTGGVLDGILRRARCPVLVVPLAGAESSSPQA, encoded by the coding sequence ATGAAAACCATCTTGGTCCCGGTCGATTTTTCGGACGTCACTCTGCGGGTTGTAAAAGCGGCGGCGCACCTGGCCAAACCGTTCGGAAGCAGGGTTGTGCTGATGCACGTTTCCGAAGGTTATTCCCAGAGGTTCGCGTTCGGGACCGGTCGCGAGGACGCGCCGCCGGAAGTCGTCGAAACCGAAGCCGGCGAGTCCGCCGCCCGCCGGCGCCTGGGCGAATTGCAGGATCTGGTGCTCTCCGCCGGTCTGGAATCCACCAGCATCGAGCTCACTGGGCCGCCGGTTGAACAAATCATGACCCAGGCGGAGACCACCCGCGTTGACCTGATCGTGCTGGGCACGCACGGGCGCAGCCCGCTGTATCACCTTTTTACCGGCGGCGTTCTCGACGGCATTCTGCGGCGCGCCCGCTGCCCGGTCCTCGTCGTGCCTCTGGCCGGAGCTGAATCTTCAAGCCCCCAGGCATGA